The genomic window CATCAAATTCTAGTaggtggcaatctacatccaattggggacgttatgaaatacccagaagaagggatgatgtactccctatgacgtcaaccggtgagggggcctcgtacgctgcagatgattgtgggttagaagatgactccaaTGTGGAttcacctcgagagcccgggcccaatggtgcagaagttggcttattttctgaattgtagcctattccaacagaacctaaagatgctgaaaggagttcagatgaaaaagaaaatccaTGATTTAGAGCATACTGACCttcagcccacatgcataatgtcgatctgtctgcagatgatgcgttagagtttctagATCTACCATACCGGTTGTgtgatcgtacaagttcagggctagattcgggtgaatttgaagttggcaatcagtttaccaacaaggatagttttattggtgctctaaaacaacatagcatcaaaaacgacattaactaccacgtcgttaaatccaaatctgataagtttgaggcgaagtgtgcggtgcaagacgatacatgttcatggaaaatctactcatcgttaagaaaaaggacagggttgtgggagattaaaaagtacaaaggtccacatacatgtgctgcaggtacagtattgacgGTTTCTAAATAATGcttttattatgtaatgttgtattatttaatgtactccgcttataggtgtttcacaagatcatcctaagatggattcagctatgttagctaacTTGATACTGCCCATGGTAAAAGCAGATTCCAGGACTTCAGTACTGGTGTTAATTACCAATATCCGTAGctaaatggggtacacgccctcctaccgcaaggcttggatagctaagtaaaaggcgttggagaagatgcatagtggatGAGACGCCTCATATAACGAAATATGGCTGTGGTGTCAAGTGCTGGAGAGATACGTTCCaagtgccatcacagaccttgaaacggaacatgcgtgCTACAATgaccgattgctacgtggatgccgagtgttcaaacgcctgttttGGACTTTGAAGTAATGCCAAGACACATTTTCATACTGCAAACCATTGGTataaattgacggtacctttatgtttggtaggtatactcatcaGTTATTACAATGGCAcaggatggcggtgggagaattcttccaattgcattagcaataacaccgggggagtcgtctgatgatTGGAATTTCTTTCTGTCTAGgctaaggaggcatgtgtgcccctaACTTAATATCTGTATTAAATCAAATCAGGGCGCCGGTATACTATctgcatttgatcgagagggaagcttATGGCAGTGCACACACTATcgatattgcctaagacacgttgcttccAACTagtacaggcaatatccatctaagagcgaacggCGACAaatgaccaacatgggtatttagtctatatctgtgttatttcagttgtcaatttgaattagttttattggtagaagtggtatgtaatattcgctatgaacttatattggtagggtatgaaataattaaagaccgttttcacgagatgttggcaattttacaTTCAATTAACGGGGAAATGGCAGattacctttgtaacatacgtttcgaacagtggacacaagtatacgacggcggcctacgatatggccatatgacgtcaaacctggctgaatgcataaactttgttcttaaaggaacgcgttatctaccgataacatcggttgtgcgagagacatttTTGGTTGGCGGCACTATTTTTAAAGTGAACAGCAAGTTttgcaggccagatgcagggaggccatgtatggtgcagtaaggtagttcaaaaAATTAATAAGGCTAAGGCACGGGCAAACActatgcacacagtgtgtcacgatcgagacaacttatggtttcgcgtgacagagtttgacagactgcaccaaggtgttgttggtgAGCAATATCATGTACAAttgcgaaataggacttgcgattgtgggatgtttgatgcacttcgttatccatgcgctcatgttattgcagcttgtcagaatctccgtctggatccgatgagctatgtggacgaagtgtacaaattagaaaataggtacaacgtctggagacacgttttcccatcGGTCCTAGATAAACGTAAGTGGTCGCCCGTATCTCTtactccttttaagctgttaccggatagagaattgcgtcgcaaaccaaagggtcgaccttgctcgactagaatatgcaataatatggatatccgagaaacagccagtcaacaAATGTTGTACAGATGGTTTAGGAATCCAGGCCacacaagtcgatcatgccctaatcgcaatagttgaatgtaattaccgctaattatattttttcaattattaattgataattgtattaattgttagtaaaattatgaaattatatcaaattattaattgttagtaccagtcaaaacatttttccaaatctaacattacatgaatgtaaaattattaactgataattgtattaatggttagtaaaattatcaaattatatttaagttAAGGGACAAGGATAGTTTTTAAGCCTttatgttagggtttttaggttaagggtttatgaattttaagttaagggtttatagtttttaagttaagggttagggtttttaggttaagggtttatgaaatttaagttaagggtttacgagttttaagttaagggttagggtttttaggttaagggtttatggtctttaagttaagggtttaggatttttaggttaagagtttagggtttttaagttaagagttagggtttttaggttaagaGTTTATGGAATTTaagttaaggttagggtttttaggttaagggtttatggaatttaagttaaaggttagggtttttaggttaagggttaagggtttttaggttaagggtttatgggttttaagttaagggtttatggtttttaagttaagggttaaggtttttaggttaagggtttatggAATTTAAGTTAAGGATTAGGTTTTTAGTTTAATGGTTTATAGAATTTAAgctaagggtttagggtttttaagttaagggttagggtttttaggttaagggtttatggaatttaagttaagggtttagggtttttaagttaagggttagagtttttaggttaagggtttatggaatttaagttaagggtttagggtttttaagttaagggttagggtttttaggttaagggtttatggaatttaagttaaaggtttagggtttttaagttaagggttagggtttttaggttaagggtttatgaaatttaagttaagagtttatggtttttaagttaagggtttggggttttaagtttaaggtttagggtttttaggttaagggtttaaggtttttaggttaagggttaaAGTTTTTAGcttaagggtttatggtttttaggTTTAGGATTTAgcgtttttaagttaagggttagggtttttaagttaagggttaggattAGGGTTAGTGTTTAGAGGTTTAAGGTTTGTcaattaaatatgtatttaattataaattgtaaatttataaatttttaataaattaatttaaggtttttaagtaataactcaaaaaaatttctgttttattacatcaaataatatcaaaatattcaaaatatttgtacaaataaatttaaatacaaaaatcaatgTCTGTGCTCGCCGGATTTAGTGCCACATGGCGGTCGTCGACGGTTATGCGTTGGATTCCTCCTTTGTCTAGCTTCCGGCGACGGTTGTGGTTAATCCGGCGAGGATTCTGGTTCTTTCGGTAGGGCATCTGGTTGTCGGAGTTGGGATGATGATCCACCTTTAAAGAATagtgaatgtggaggtgtttgcatcaccaacggcgacgatgtttgaaacccatacggtggtggggattggtaaaaagaagagctccccgatAGCCCATTTTGCGATCTCTCATGCGCCGCTGGCCTATACATCGAAGGTCCACTCGGCGTAACAGGAAATAAAGCTGAACCGGGCCATTGACTCTAACCTACTATAGGACTCGAaaaaggatacatataagggttaggatacataaaagggctaggaaacgcacctggcatcatctgaaaaggcggtTGCGTGGCTATCATCGGTTGAACTGCTGGGTCGAGTGATTGTGTCGATGCTCCcgttgggcctggtgattgcatggccgctgATTATGGGCACGTAATCTTTCTCTTTGGACACGTaattgccgctgcctctcctctgcgatagtaaatatggcttgccatggatcctaaaccatggcatgtattccggcacgcacgctaactccggaacgatgatcggttacttagtaggtatataatcataccgataTTCCCACATTTAGATGTACTCGACCAGAATCTCGGCAAATCCGTATTCAATTGCCGAAGGTGGATTTTGTGGTGATCGTTAAACACCTCAGGTtccacgggaatcggttgtctacatctaAATTGTCGTAACACCCTGTCTGACTATTGCATCTCCACGGTTGCGTAGTTGATCAACGCGACTTTTGCTTGCCAAGCGTTTGGATTTTGTAAGAACTCATCCGGAATTATTGACCGAATTgctggatcctcgtatggtgtccattgaaactatatgaacattatagaaatattagttatatacataatactaaatactaaatactaattaCCAATCGACTAGCAAATGatggaaatataaattttatttaatacttacatgtgcttcatactgttggtctaatagaagccgtatatcttcaagtttggtaggtaatcgagcatgacttgccggatggttccacctaattaaataaacttttagcatacttttatttttaaatatctacataataattgtaaaatctaatataaaatttacctcgttatgagtgggaatgtatatgggtgctCCACTTTAgaacgtagaaatggaaagcgaaaccgtgcccataaCTATAGTAGTGACAGacaacctccgatttttgctctcctcggtcgcgtcaccccgcacatctcccgatataatgtggCCAAGACAGCAAACTCCAACTCAATTCACTGACTGCTCTAAAATTaatgagtttcagcagccatcttagatgtacgcggctccgtgacaagtccggcattagataacctccaattaactgaaaaatatatgcccgagcatatcggattcgttctatttcggttgaatcttcattcggatccgggaatgtgtttcgcaaccagcccatctcgatcttacCTCCGTCCATTTTATCCAGAATAACGTCCagaagctcgtagcacaccgctggccaatcgctagattgggcagacccggtgactaGGTACCCGTTCACCGACAATCCCTATTGTAGGCTGacgtcttccaaagtgatagtacactttccatatggaagatggaatgtgtacGTCTCGGGTccccacctctcgatcaacgcactaattagtttcgggtccaccttgcatccccggcctaccgtcgccacgtgctaAAAACCCGTTTACcacaggtagttctctaccaacggtgatggagaaGCATGCATATTTCGGATaataaaaaatgcataaataaaaaaatcaaatttaacaaataataaattaataattatctaaaaatgcataaataaaaaatcttaaataatatttaaaaattaaatttaacacttactaTCTTCATTTGTTCCACGGATATGTGGTActtatcaagacgagtcaattctccggccattactgaaatcgtacaaattttttgggtttaaaaaatagggatttaagagaaatttttttcggttaaaaaatcaaaattttttaaaattatttaaaaatagggatttaagagaaatttaaaaggaaattgagagctaattgagattaaatatgaatttgagagaaatttggaaggaaattgagagaggatttgttttttttttaaaaagaggtgggggtatttataggtttttttttaccgttgggggggggcaacggtcaaatttttgaccgttgcactgttcacgcgcggTCTTAATCGTATCCTCCTGGACGCGCCACGTCATCAAATCGTGTCCACGTCAGCGTGTTATGCTTACATGACAACAAATCGCTCTTTCAAGgctcagcaaagcgcgctgacgtagacgcgatttgctgacacatTCCCTGACtttgcgctgacgtggacgcgatttagaGGAAAGGGGCCCATtccagtaaataataaaatatcgggcccatttcgataaatttaaaaaaaattgactttttttaGTATTTTGCCCTTTTGGTTAAACCATCTTCTAGAATCATGGGGTATATTATATTGCTAaagaaaatttagttttaatatttttctaattcatttatTGCAAGATATTTAATTGACTTTTATATCTATCAAAtgacttaattttgaaaaatgaaagttTGGTCATACAAGGTAAATGAGTTGGTAATTTTGACAAACTGATAGTTATCACAAACTTTTTGCGCCATATGAAAATGATAGtgttgaattttataattcatgTTATATTTTAAGCTAccttatgaattttaaataatgaaaacaCTCATCAGCTTTGGTTTGAGTGAAAGCATAATCAAATTATTAAGATTGAATCTTAGTTtgattgatataaatatttatgtagttAATAGAGTCTTAATTCAATTGGTATGAATATTATTATCAATGTAGGAAAAACGtaaattcaaatatgctaaaatATATTATACTCCTATTTAGAGATTGAGGAGAGATTATATAAATAATTCTAGGCGAATAAAAAATAgcagataaaaaaaaaattacccaaCCTCATAAAATAGATATCGTGTGAAATACTTCAAATATTCGATACATGGTAAGATGTTGATTACATTGCCTCAAAATGAacttattttggtaatttaaattacattattCAACTCCAaagaattttatgatttttcaccTCAAAACTCAAATTACCTTCTTTTTTTACTTAGGGGCAAGTCTGCTTTTGATCTTGTTGACTTCTTTGGTACCAATTTGGAATGCCTTGGTCAACACATGGTCCGGCACTGCTGGTGTTGAACCAAACAAGGTAACGGCAATCGACTGAGTTCCCGGCAATTGGCTGTTGAAGCCGGCGATGACCGATGCCGGTTCTTTGCCGTTGTTTTGCTGGAAATGAACCAAACCTTTAGGGAACACGAAAATGTCTCCTTTTTTTAAGGATTTGGAGATCAACTTGTTGGCAGTGGTGATGAACCCCACATCCAATTCACCATCGAGAACAAAGATGATCTCGGTGGCGCGTGGGTGAGTGTGAGGTGGGTTAAGTCCGCCAGGTTGATAGTCAATACGAGAAAGCGACACCCCAAGGGTGTTCAACCCTGGGATTTTCTC from Gossypium hirsutum isolate 1008001.06 chromosome D12, Gossypium_hirsutum_v2.1, whole genome shotgun sequence includes these protein-coding regions:
- the LOC107945922 gene encoding germin-like protein subfamily 2 member 4, producing MAAKVFAYFVALVAVFSVAKSDPDPLQDICVADTSSGVKVNGFACKKDADVTENDFFFSGLAKPAVVNNTVGSVVTGANVEKIPGLNTLGVSLSRIDYQPGGLNPPHTHPRATEIIFVLDGELDVGFITTANKLISKSLKKGDIFVFPKGLVHFQQNNGKEPASVIAGFNSQLPGTQSIAVTLFGSTPAVPDHVLTKAFQIGTKEVNKIKSRLAPK